The Chlorobaculum sp. MV4-Y genome contains the following window.
GGTGCAATCACGCCAGATTTTCTGGGGAAAATACTCCTTTTCGATCTCTTTGTACCCCATTCTCTTGAAAAATCCGGGATTCAGGGTCAGCACGAGCACCTCTTTGACTCCCTCTTCGCTCAGCACGGCCTCTGCCTTTTCTACCAGAAGACGCCCGATCCCCTTGCTCCGGAACTCTTCGAGCACGGCGAGCGAGCGGATTTCAGCAAGTTTCACCGTGTAAAACGCGATGGCGCAACATCCGATGACTTGGCCTTTGTAGTCGGCCACAAAAAAATCACGGATATGCTCGATAATATTCTCGACCGGGCGCTTGAGCATAATCCCCTCGCCCGCATAGCCCTCGGTGATTCGCGAAATGGCCGAAGCGTCGGCAAGACGCG
Protein-coding sequences here:
- a CDS encoding N-acetyltransferase; translated protein: MPVTDTCVRNARLADASAISRITEGYAGEGIMLKRPVENIIEHIRDFFVADYKGQVIGCCAIAFYTVKLAEIRSLAVLEEFRSKGIGRLLVEKAEAVLSEEGVKEVLVLTLNPGFFKRMGYKEIEKEYFPQKIWRDCTNCPKLMACDEIAMVKML